The Manihot esculenta cultivar AM560-2 chromosome 8, M.esculenta_v8, whole genome shotgun sequence genomic interval GGAACAAGGCAAAGACCgtgagaagagaagaggaatgggaagtgaagaagaagagggaGGTGTACTTTAAGGAGGAAAGCAAATGTGGGCCGGCACTAATGAGAAAGTGCCAAGTGGTGGTGTTAAAATCTAGGATGACTTGTTCTATTCGGCGTCTTAACTGTAAGATCCTTGTTAAGACAGCCGTATAAGTTAgaacaaaatatttattttatttttcatatcaatttttttttgcattaattaatattattatttacctTTATTGTTCTTGTTGAGTTAAACACTATAAAGTCATCTTtgtttacaaaattaaaatggGCATCTTTAGAGAAGATTCTAGTCATGATTGgttgaatattttatatttgattatgtcaattcttaatataaaattcaattcaattgatttaaGCTATAAACAAgagaaaattaagaaatgaaatttgGCATAGTTGTTGGGGAGTTGCAAAATGGCAAATATCATTTACTTGGCCAACAATGGTGACCGTACAAAGAGGTAGCAATAGCACACTTGGTCATAGCCTAGTAATTATGGGTGATGTTGCTTTCTTCCTAGTAGGAAAGAGGATTTATTTATTGGTAGGGAAATGGGCTTGCCTCCTCAATTAGGCTAAGTTAATAAATGGAAATTGAAAGTATCAAATGGCATCAATTAGAccattcaaattcaaatttgaattttgtaTGACATTTTCTTATGGATGTGATGTGGGGATATCAAACACAAATGCATGGTAAAACTATGTGCGAAGGTCCAAGAAAGTAGAAAAAGTTTGTTGTGgagaaaatgaaatgaaattttTGGGAATCACAAGaaagatttaaaaaaagaagagaCAAGAAAGCTTCATAAGAAATAACTGCAGCTTTGGTGTTCTTTGTTCTTATAGTTTAGTTTATCTTTTTctaagtataattttaattggaattaacaaaaataaaattaatggggAAATCCAAAGTGAAATAATTAATtgggaatgaaaaaaaaaagaggacaaatccttaaaaaattataattatttatgttttgGGGAGGCAGTGAGTCTTAAATAGGTGAGGCAGAAGTAGTCCTCATGGGTTCCAATTGGGGAGCTTTGTATTTAATTAGCTAAGGATGTTTGATGACTAACTCATAACATTCTGTTTCTTAGTTGGACTTAgtagtaattaaaataataatcatcACCTAAAACCAACTACTTGCTATTACCACatcttaaaataataatcagttaaatttgatttttatttttaaaaatttcaattattttagttGAGTTAGATTTTgatgagaaaaattaaataaattcaaatggaTTAGtgactaaaatttcaatttaaatcgatatttttattcaaaaatcagtttgattcagtttttagaaatattaaaattttaatttgatttgattttaaatgaataatGATTAAATAAATTACACTTTTGAAAAGGTGTTTAGCATTTGTCATACcataaattcataaattaagaaaaagaaTCTAAATATTTTTGTTGAATTTGTGAATGGAGGTAGCAAGCATTTGAAAGGGAGTGGATGTTGGGGAGCAAAGTGGCACTATCAAAATTTGAGGctaattaataatattcataAATAATAATCAACCATAATGAGCTTAGTCATCCCATtaggtcttttctttttattgaatTCCATGACTTTTCTTTAATTGTAAATTTAAAatgcaatttattttattttacattataaattgaattatatataatgtATCAAACATGGCCTTACTTCATGAACAAACATTCATCATCATGAAACTATcaaaaagttttttaaatattttgagaaaattaaatatataccattttaaattatataaatatgttacaacaaattttttatacattaattatgaaattaattaaagaatatataattttatcttttattataaaattattcaatttaattttatttatgtgaAATAAGTGTGATTGAAGTTATGTCCGAACActgtatataaattattataaatatattggagaaatttttacaaaataaaattcaaattttagatattaattatgaaaataaattcaaattaatttaattcataaaacACATATATTATTAACATTCACTCCCTGCATATGAGGGTTGCATGCACGATAGGATGATACATCACAACATGAAAAACATCAAACTTGATAATTAACTTTtacacaaaaaaagaaaaaaaaaagatttcttCTTCCAAGTTCTCCAACAAAGGTGAGCTAGGATATGTTGACACTTCAGTAAACTGTGAAATcacaaaatttaaatcaatcagTTCTgattatttaaaaagtaaagaaattcaaattatatatatatatataaaggtaATCGATTAAAATACCTAAATATTGAATAGAATGAGATTTAATCACTGTCACTGCTGCTGCTATGACCACATTCATGGCCAGACTCATGCTCGtgcttcttcttttccttcttcttcttcttatctcCATCAACATGCTTATCTCCATCAACATGCTTATCTCCATGGATCTTTTCCTTTATCTTGTCCACGAGTCCTTCTTTGTGCTCACCCTTCTTGTGGTCTTTATTGTGTTCACCGGCCTTGTGGTGGTCTCCTTCATGTTTGCCCTTGTGATCCCCTTGGTGCTTACCCTTGTGGTCACCTATGTGGAGAGTCTCCTCAATCTTTTTTATCAATCCTGCCATTTTTTTTGTGTAATCACCtctttttgttgtttttttttttgaaatgtttgTTAGGGATTTGATGAAGAGAAGTGGGTGAAGGGCTTCTTTATTTATAGGCATTCAAAAGTTGGGATGACAGCATAGCCCACCTTACGCGTATACGTATTCTACAATTTTTCGTTACAAAATATAAGCATTAAATTTACTCCTTACCCATTAAAGTGTTTCATTGAATATATGTGTTTAATTTATTGTAACCATTATGGTTTACGTTTCATTCACACTTAtccaattttaaatattctttttaaaaataatgccTTACAAGTTTATTGTATTTTGAATGCCAAAAACGGGAAATcaacatttttattaaattaaatatttttattatattatgcaaatttaattaaaattatatgataaatcTATAAATTTATACTTAATAAGTTTTGTTAAAAATTTTCTCCATTATTTGTCATAGGTGTCACAGAAGTCCCATCAAATGGTTCCTGGATTCCAATGTATTGCTCAGAGGACTTTGGAATTCCATCAAGATGAATGCCAAATGGGCTTTTATAGCATGATGTAGGAAGGCAATACTGCAAGTTATTGCTACCCATACCCCAGTTATGGCCTTCCTACCTGCTGCATTATTGCGCTGTAACACAGTAAGAAATAGAGCTTTTACTCAAATCAGGGTTGGGGGAAAATATTTGGGAAATAGGGAGttagagaaaaatatttacGAAAAGAGGGTTAGGAGAATGTCTCTTCAATAGAAGCTTGTTCAACAATTTAACCCGCTAACAAGAAACATAGATTGATTGACTCGTCAATTGATGAATCAGTAAAGGGGTGCAGAAAATCTAAATATCGAACACAGCTAACTCACCACAGAATCTAAGTATCGAACAAAGCTAACTCACCATCACCCATCTACATGGAGCTGGTGTTTACTTAGGACCCACTTTATTTGATAATGATACTTTCCAACAAGCATTTGACTCACCCTGatttgcaaaatttttttcctCTATGAATCCCAAATTACTTTACCCCACTACCCTGAATCTAAAATTTTCTCATAGGAAATAGGTAGTTATGTCAACCAACATATTTTTCCAAGATCACTTGATTTGGCATTTGACTCCAAGTTATCTCTTGCTTGGCTTGAAGTGTTCGTGAAGTAGCTTTCCCTTCTGAGTCCCTAATCCTTTGCCCCGCCTGAAACGGTTCTTTTGGCTAAGTCCAACTAGCCCGATGTAGAATTCGAGGGAGCTCAAAGATTGTCTTTGATGCTTCCTTCTACCTCACCCTCCCACTGAAATTGGACCAGTTATAGCTGATGTTCAGTCTCTTAGTTGCAGTTTTGTTCAGGCCCAACTGAGATGGCTCGGCCAGAACTTTTAGGATGCAATTTCTCGCTTCCCTTTAATGAACATGAACCTTATCTCTTggggccaaaaaaaaaaaaaactatatcaTAGACGCTCATTTAATTCTTCACAAACTAATGTAACAACGAAGGTTAATCTGCATGACATGAATATAAACCTCAAACATCATAATAACGCCTCATTTTCACAATATTGAGATCTACATccaaagaataataataataatgacaaGGATATGAATTGTATTTATTAACAGCAAAGCATAGCTTTGCTCCAAGCAAATTGGCACCAGAAAGTCTTGTATTTTCCAGATGCTAAGTAAACATTAGATATAGTTAAGATATCTAAAGTAGATGTAGCATTTAATGTAGATAGACCAAAATCTCAATTAAAAAAGgggggaagaaaaaaaaaaaagaaccccCAGGTGGACTTTGTGCAGATGAACAACCTTCAAGTACGAAAATACCAAGAAATACTGCACAAATATCAGTCCACTTAATGCAATCAAGGGATTCAAAGTTGTACAAAATTTGTGCAAACATATCACTGCAGTGACTTAACAAGgataaaaactaaatattttttccaAACTCCAGATGGGAGTAAATGGTAATCTAATTTGGTTGACAACAACACTAATATTTATCATGGTACACAGTTCGAGTATGTTCTAACTTATTGATATTTCTTGCTCGATATTAATGCTATCTTTAACATTTACAAACATCTTTTTAAATTCACACGTTTATCATGTATGTCATGCATACTTAAATGTCTTGGCATTAGAGGATAAAGCTAGTAGAGTGAAAATCTAAAACATGAATGGCCACTGTAGAAGCATATAATTTCAGGTATCTGACTGGTGTGACAAATGCAAGGACTGTTCCATAGTTGACAGGCCAATAATTGGAGAAAAAAACTGCATATTTAATGTCAAatccaataaaattttaataaactgACTGTATTATGAAGATTGACTTCGTCAACAATGAAGAAGTACTACCCATTTGTCTGTTATCCCCAGCACATGTGATAAAGCTAAACCTACCTGGAATTTCGTACCCTGAAGGTTGGCATGTGAGAAGAACACAGTTTTAAACATGCACAGCTGAAGTCAACAAATGAAAGGTCCTGCGTGCAGTAAACCACACATAATATGAAACAATCAATGTCATGTTGTAGGAAATGTAATAAATATGAATAAACTAGCATTATTTGTCATTCTCTTGTTTCCAATAGCAGATCCTGCAGTAGTTCAAAATCACAGAAGATAGCTGTCGGTAGCAATCCTTGGATTAGAGTTCTACTGCAACAGAAATTAAGAGAAGaagatatatatagagagaggaaGAATatagagagaaagaagaaacagaGAGATAGAAGAGAATATTAAGAGAGAATATCTGGTTGTATTGGTTCTGGAATGAATCTACAGTACATGTATTTTCCTTTTTGTTCCCACAGTAATTGCTCTTAACTAACATTTACATTTCCCTCCAAAACTAACAACCAGATAACTAATTCTTTATTCCCTCAAAAACTGCTTCTTTCTCGACCTTCCAGAATCTTCTGCCTTTTTCTTCCACTTCCTTCTCTTGTATGTGATAATGGCATGCAGTCACAATTGTCCATTGACACAACTGGAACTTTCTTCATAAACAAAATTCCATCAAGAAAATACAGATATATGCATTCTCAACTGCAAAAAAACTGACATCCTAGAGAATAAATATGAGAGGGCTTCTATAACAAAAGCTTCTGTCTTGATAATATATGTTCATGTAAATTCAGTATCTAGTTCACCTTCCTTCCTCGAATTCAAAACTGAATTAATTCCCTCAATGAACCCCTGATAcatacaaacaaacaaacacacAAAGGATACATAGGGTCATCAAAAGATATGACAGTTATTTCATGCACATCAAGAAGTGCCATCTTAGATAATTGTCGCCACAAAAATGAAAGCATGCATCCAAAGCACCGAAAAAGTGGGGTACTTAACCACATAAAAGTAGCCGATAGTGTTCGGCCTCCTCATAAGCTCTTAATATTCAGCTTTGTTAAGTGCCGGAACCACTATGACTAAAATGCTTTTTGTCCCTATCAAGACATATCCCTGCAACAACTcaacataataaaaaattagaacaTAAATCTTCAATTAACATTCTCCCATGAATTATTATCAAAGCAAATGCGTTGCTTCATTTGATGCAATGGATGTGGATGGCATGGAGAGGTATGGAGGAGGGAAGGGGTGTAAGTTGTTTCCcttattttattagaaaatccTGAAAGGTTAACAGATTTGGTAGCATTTCTTTTTATTCCAAATCTACCAATATCTTTCAGTCAAAAAGTGGAAAACAATGGAAATCACACTTTTACTTCCTTATTCTCAACAAAACAAATGGGGGCACTAATTCCATTTTCCTTATAAGTACCTTCTTCGTACAACTCCATGAATGCATCCCAGCTACAAAATTAATTGCTATTCTCCATGACAGAATTGTTGCTTGCgacaaacaaaaaaagaaaagaaaagaaaagaaaatagaggGAGTTGCTGAGAAGGCCAtctcattaaatttaataagtaGAAGATCAAACATGTCAAgaagcaaaaaagaaaaagaaaatatttgaaATGCGCTCATCTTCCTCAAATAAATTTGGGCATGAGTTAATACCTTCTCATGGTCCTCGCACAATGTATGCCGACCATTGAACATCACAGCAAGGACTGAATCAGGTTTACGCTGCGTCAAAGTACCAACAGTTGTGCAAAAATTTTTCCCTCCTGAAAAATACACACACCATAAATCAGTTGCAACAACTGAGAGCATTAAGTGAAGTAGAACTAAATATTAAAAGGCAACTAATAACTATTCACTTACTACCCTTCATTACTTAAACGTTCTTGAAATTCAGTGGAGACcaccaaaatttcaaatttcaactcTTTGTATGGCAGCCGAGAAAATGGagggaaaataaattaaaccgcATCGAGCAAACTGTGAAAACTTATATAATTGAAGAGCAGGATTAATTACTCGCATCACGTCAAAACTAAAACGATAACCAAAATTAGTATTCCTCTTTTTGCTTTTCGACCACATAAATACAATGTAAAATAGGGTTCAACTGCTTACGAAATAAGGATCAAATTACATTGTTTACATATAGGATTCCAAACAAGGAGTTCACTTGAGAGAGAGATGACCGATCGATGAGAAGATAAATTGTTGTTCTCCCTTCCCTCTGGGAGTtaggatttttgttttttttgtggGTCTCCAGTGTGGAGTTTTCTCTTAGTCTCCATTTTTCACGAGtcaatttttgtatttttgtgGGCTTTAAAGAGAGACGTTTATAACAGTCGCCTCATTCGAAGTCGTTTTTTGGAGCCTTATATGATGGTCGGTTGGGTTCTTTGGCCTTTCTTCCACCTATAACTGTAGAAGCTCCGGTGATTCAGTTGGTTCCTTTTGGTTACTGATAAGCGTTATGCAACTTTAAATCTTCGCCGACGATAGAGCTAGTTACGTTTTTGTGGACGTATATAGGCAGCTAGATATTATTCTgttaagtaataattttaaaagtattatttagtattttaatccaattaaaatattaatatttaatgattaaaaaaataaagggtaaactgtaatttagtccctgtgatttagtgaaatacaaactttcgtccctctgttttaaaaaaccttcaatttagtcactataatttttaaaaactatacaATTGGTCCCttccgttagattttcagttaaatcactattaattttagttaaaaagactaaaatacccgatctcctccttcccgatcttcttcttcttcttcttcttcttcttcttcttcttcttcttcttcttcttcttcttcttcttcttcttcgacgATGATGTGGTCAGTTTGCTAGGGATCTTTATCCGCATACcaatagaaaaaaatgaaaattgcaAAGAAACCTCGAGAAAAATTCCAATTTCCGAGCTTTTACCATCAGGGTAATGCTAAAAAGCGCCTGCAAATAATGAGTATTAGCATTACAcaaaaatgaaaagaagaaattagggaagaaattgaataattactaattaaagAACTGAAAAATAAGGGCGATAGAAAATAAGAAGCTTATAATGATAAGCAAAAAGAGGTACCTAGAAATCAGAAAAACAGTACGAGAAAATGAGTTTCTCTGAGGAGGAGAAGCTCACATCATTGCTGTGTGGCGTGCGCCTGTTCGTGCTTTGGATTTGTCAGCAGTAGAAGCAGCGTCCTCGCGAGACAGAGTACTCGCAATCCATTTATTTCAGTATGTAATCAGTAGTTagccaaatttttaaatttttaagaagAAGATCGGAAAgaagatcgggaaggagaagaagaagaagatcgggaaggagaataagaagaagaggaggaaaaggaaggagagagaatgtgtattttagtcttttaattaaaattaacggtgatttaactgaaaatctaacgggagggaccaattgtatagtttttaaaaatcacagtgactaaattgaaggttttttaaaacagagggacgaaagtttgtatttcactaaatcagagggactaaattacaatttacccaaaaataaattataaaaaattatttattttgatcatCCACTACTTAAATAACaattaatcatcaaaaacttATATTGATAGTCCTATAGTTAGGTGTTCATTTTATAATCTCGATGAAAAATATTAGTGGCAGTTATTTTTCAAAtgatgaataattttatatgaaaaaatgaTTTTTCTTAGTATTTATCAATCTTAATAAAGTGTTTAtgtatttatcaatattttaatatattttttataaaatagttcaataataatatttatgtgaAACTTATTTATActgaatatttattaaaatataatatatttaatattatactatattcatttaaaatatggAATGAGTTATTTTCGtattcaaattatataataaaattataataaattgtgATATTAATTtcatctataaaaaaataaatttaattatcataataattaatattaaaacgaTACGAGACTTACGCTTTTATAATCGATCAAATCTTTTATAACGTAAAAATtaccattaaataataatatttgacAGATTTTCATTAGATTTATATTCGTAATTAGCTGATAtcagttaaatttttaaaaattttatcaattaactatataaaatatatatttttatacatttttttaaatttaattaatttacttacaTTCCTCATCTCTCATAATTTATGGATTTAAGTATCGATattacttcaatttttttttttacatgacgattaatttagataattttctaacacatcaaaatttattattatataaaataaaaataaaattatatttgcttttaatctaaaatttaaatttaaaataattaatataaatgtttgattttttttttcatcgaggaaataataatatgaagtCTACATTATATTTCGATGCTTCGGTGTTGAGTCATACATTAAAATTCCtctcaatttattaataaaatatattatttaaatacatatatttatttttgttttgacCAGAAGGAAACGAATGTCGCGGGTCACGCTTTCCATTCTTCAAATGTACCTGACTCACACGTGCTTCTCATCCTTGTCACGTGACAAATATCCTCAATTGCCCCCTCAACCTATTTATTTTCGCATTTCCTCAGACAAACACACTCCCTCCTCCCTCTGTTAAAACCACAACTGGCGTCTCTAAAACTAAAACTAAAACCCTATCCCTAAACCTAAACCCCTTTGCTCCTTCCTACACACAGACGCCATGAGCGAAGATTCCATGAACATCGATCAAACTTCGAAGAGCCCCGCCGAACCCCAAATTTTACAAACCCTAAACACAGGCCCTTTATCGGCCTCATTATCCAGTCTCTCTGGCTCGTCCCGCACGATCCCTTCAAACAAAGATTTTCATTTTTACTACAACTTCGATGACTTCAAGCTCCCTGTCCAACAAATTGCTGCGAAATCGCAATCCCTGCTTGAATCAATTGGCTCTTCCAATCGCATTTTCAAAGAAAAACTTAATTTTCCTGGAGATGTTGATATTGATGACGCTTACGATTGGCTTGTTAACGTTAATGATGAGATCTTGGAGCGTTTCGACGCGTCAATCGATGAATTTCAGAGTATCAGAAAGAAGGAAGAGGAAACTGGTAAGGTATCGGGGATGGATACAGATAGCGGATTTCAGTTGGTGTATGGGAAGAAAAAGAAGGGGTTAGTGAGCTTGAGGAGTGGCTCGGCGAGTGATTCAGTGTGTGATTCTGGAGTGAAGGTAGCTGATATGAAGGCAAAGGCAGTGAAAGCAAAGGTCCCTTTTCATATACCTACAATAAAGAAGCCTCAAGATGAGTATAATATATTGGTGAATAATTCGAACCAGCCATTTGAGCATGTTTGGCTGCAGAGACGTGAAGATGGGTTGGGGTTCGTTCATCCTCTGGTTAGTTATTTATAACATTTGGGTCCTTTTAAGCTTTGGTACAAGTTAATTGGTCTAATTGAAATGATGGACTTGTGCACTAAGTTTACCAGTTAATGAATCTATGAATTTTGTTTCTTGGTGGTTGATCTTTGGCTTTGCCTTAGAATATCAAGGAGAAGTCTGTGGTAGGTTGGTTGGTTTATTAGTCTCATTGCATCTTTGAGGGTTTATGACATTGAGCTTGTGAATACCTGAAGAATTACTCTTTTGATGAATGGCCAAGGGAGGTGGTTTATTTGAGCTGTAACATAAGAAGCAGTCTTCTTCATACACCTCCTTTTACACACATGCACACAGCGTAATTGCTATTTTACTAACTTTTGTGGCTACCAGCTCTATGCGAAATCAGTGTGGTTACCATATCAAATTGAATTACCTGAGACACTTACATCAGTTATGGTCAGCAGTTGCCGCTAGTCAACTATCAATCAGAATAGATATTCATGTGTTCTAATATATGTGAAGTGTAAACTGCTTCATTGGTATATTATTGtgatttattatttatcaaCTCTTgtttcatatgttttaaatgttatacTTTCTCTTTGGTTATATAGTTGTCAATAGGATTTGTCTTACCTTCACGAAGTGATTTGCGATTAAGTTCTGAATTTATTGTTTGTTCATTCAACTTAAGCAACTTTGTGCTCATCTCTTGCTGTATCAGTTCTGTTTATGCTTCCCTGAAGGGAGGAAAAGATgcataattttttctaattgcTGTTATTTGATGTATGCAGGAAAAGCTCTCTGTTTTGGATTTTGTGGATAGAATTGCTGGGAACCTTGATCCTACGTCACCACCCCCCTTGGAGTGTACCCCAttcaagctcgtggaagaagtcAAAGATCTGAAGGAGCTGGCAGCTAAATTGCGTGGTGTAAATGAATTTGCGGTAAAATTCATCAAATTTAATTGACGcgcttaattttattaatttctgtTTCTTTTTGATATGCGACCACTTTCATTAATTATTAGCAGCATTATATTCCTTGAATTGGatatttctttttctgtttATATCTTTGAGGTTATCCATGTTAAATTGTCTAGGTTGATCTGGAACATAATCAGTATCGCTCTTTCCAAGGATTGACATGCTTGATGCAAATTTCTACCAGAACTGaggattttattattgatactTTAAAGCTTCGAATACATGTTGGTCCATACCTGAGGGAAGTTTTCAAGGATCCCACCAAGAAAAAGGTTTGTCTCTCGAGTATttgcattttttattttgtgaaaGGTTTCTTCTTATGTGTAACAGCATTTAATTTGATTAGGTCATGCATGGAGCAGATCGAGATGTTGTATGGCTTCAACGGGACTTTGGCATATACATCTGCAATCTGTTTGACACTGGACAGGTTCTTTTCTTTGAAAATTATTGGTGCTATCAACAATGTGATTCTAATAGAATCTTGTTGGTTATTTTGTAGTTTTTCGGGCATCTTATGCTTGCTATCCAGTCTCTTATGCACTCATCCATATAATGCTTGGTCTGAAAAAGAAGTAGTTATTTGATACTTTGCGTACATGAATTTTGCTATATGATCAAACAATGCAATTTGCCTTCTTTCTTTGTTAGGTTTTTTAAGGTCAGCCATTTCCTATTAGATGCCGATGTTCTAAaatgtcaattttttttaaataaatcaagtGGAGGGATTGGCTATGGGAACCggtaattagtaatttttttcagCTAAGGAGAATGTGCTGGATCCTTTGGCTTGTATATTTCAGTGGATAAATTATACCGAAGTTCCTTTTTGTTATTACCTGTATAATTATATTGCCTTTTCTTTGGTTTTCATGCAGAAAACTCTTGAGGATATTATTTCTCATTTGTATcaattttggttcattttccATCTCATCTTCAGGCCTCAAGGGTGTTGAAGCTGGATAGAAACAGTTTGGAGTATCTTTTGCATCACTTTTGTGGAATTACTGCCAACAAAGAGTAGGTCCCCATGTAATCACTTGATCTGCTACTGTGCATTGTTCGGTAAATATGTTTTTGACACACTTATGCACGTTAGCAGCAatttccttttttacttttttttcttaaaattcaaAGATATTTTGTGTATGCACAAATTTTCCTATCAAGTTGACTTTTCATTTGCTTGCAGATACCAGAATGCAGATTGGAGATTACGTCCTCTACCTGATGAGATGCTTAGGTAAATATGTAAATAATGATATTGGGTCTCATGCTTTCCTCAactaatttcttctttttttttttttaggattTTATTTAGTGTACTGGTACATGAGCTATTGGGTAAAGGAAAGAATGTCAACAGCTAATCTGAAAAGAAATTATATTCTTTTCCTGTGGAACTTGTGCATTTAGAATCCTTTAGATATTGATAAACAGATGGATGAGTGCTTTTGTCTGTTCTAAATACagtacaaaataaaaattctagTTTCATAATGAGAGTGGATATCATGGGAGTTTCACTCCGA includes:
- the LOC110621708 gene encoding uncharacterized protein LOC110621708 isoform X1; the protein is MLSVVATDLWCVYFSGGKNFCTTVGTLTQRKPDSVLAVMFNGRHTLCEDHEKVLTHAQIYLRKMSAFQIFSFSFLLLDMFDLLLIKFNEMAFSATPSIFFSFLFFFCLSQATILSWRIAINFVAGMHSWSCTKKGYVLIGTKSILVIVVPALNKAEY
- the LOC110621708 gene encoding uncharacterized protein LOC110621708 isoform X2, producing the protein MKGRGKNFCTTVGTLTQRKPDSVLAVMFNGRHTLCEDHEKVLTHAQIYLRKMSAFQIFSFSFLLLDMFDLLLIKFNEMAFSATPSIFFSFLFFFCLSQATILSWRIAINFVAGMHSWSCTKKGYVLIGTKSILVIVVPALNKAEY
- the LOC110621708 gene encoding uncharacterized protein LOC110621708 isoform X3 yields the protein MKGGKNFCTTVGTLTQRKPDSVLAVMFNGRHTLCEDHEKVLTHAQIYLRKMSAFQIFSFSFLLLDMFDLLLIKFNEMAFSATPSIFFSFLFFFCLSQATILSWRIAINFVAGMHSWSCTKKGYVLIGTKSILVIVVPALNKAEY